Proteins encoded within one genomic window of Bradyrhizobium sp. 186:
- a CDS encoding FAD-binding oxidoreductase: protein MHKSFGKFKAGVSAFAVLVALFGVYGFRKLQALAADPTGPKDCRAADDIGEHGKIDLDKVRAIAPLQGVTWSQLGGSINDASCLNRTEIYGMVAVHSVDDIAKTLAFARDNKLPVTTAGVRHSMGGQAFRKGGIVLDMRSFNRITLNEASRSVTVQPGATWHDIQIALHPRFAVRAMQSTDIFSVGGSISVNAHGMDHQAGALARSIKAMKVMLADGSIKNVSPTGNAELFNLVVGGYGLFGVIIEAELDIADNAVYQTGRRMLDYKAFPALFSGEIENDSNIGLMYGHLSTAPSSFLQEMLLYTYTKADGADFKRQPLGEVSGTKLRRLTINLSKQGSFFQELKWFSEKHIEHRMENCTVTRAQAIASGEACLVSRNDPMHDSVPYLRDALQEETDILHEYFIPRKNFVAVVDGMRKIMLANNTNLLNASVRIVHKEDNFLTYSPEPAFSLVLYINQPTDDEGNRRMKKTTEALIDLTIANQGRFFLPYQLYYSRDQLKKSYPQIEEFFAAKRKYDPAGLFTNTMYQKYGS, encoded by the coding sequence ATGCACAAATCTTTCGGCAAGTTCAAAGCAGGCGTCTCGGCGTTTGCCGTCCTCGTCGCGCTGTTCGGCGTCTATGGCTTCCGCAAATTGCAGGCGCTGGCGGCCGATCCCACCGGGCCGAAGGATTGCCGGGCTGCCGATGACATCGGCGAGCACGGCAAGATCGATCTGGACAAGGTGAGGGCGATCGCGCCGCTACAGGGTGTGACATGGTCGCAGCTCGGCGGCAGCATCAACGATGCGAGCTGTCTCAACCGCACCGAGATCTACGGAATGGTCGCGGTGCACAGCGTCGACGATATCGCGAAAACGCTAGCGTTCGCGCGCGACAACAAGCTGCCGGTGACGACGGCGGGCGTGCGCCATTCCATGGGCGGACAGGCCTTCCGCAAGGGCGGCATCGTGCTGGACATGCGCAGCTTCAACCGCATCACGCTCAACGAGGCCTCGCGCAGCGTCACCGTGCAGCCGGGCGCGACCTGGCACGATATCCAGATCGCGCTGCATCCGCGCTTTGCGGTGCGCGCCATGCAGTCGACCGACATCTTCAGCGTCGGCGGCTCGATCTCGGTCAATGCCCACGGAATGGATCACCAGGCCGGCGCGCTGGCCCGCTCGATAAAGGCGATGAAGGTGATGCTGGCCGACGGCTCGATCAAGAACGTCTCGCCGACCGGGAATGCGGAGCTGTTCAACCTCGTGGTCGGCGGCTACGGCCTGTTCGGGGTGATCATCGAGGCCGAGCTCGATATCGCCGACAACGCGGTCTATCAGACCGGCCGGCGGATGCTGGACTACAAGGCGTTTCCCGCGCTGTTCTCCGGCGAGATCGAGAACGACAGCAATATCGGCCTGATGTACGGCCATCTGTCGACCGCGCCGAGCAGCTTTTTGCAGGAAATGCTGCTCTACACCTACACCAAGGCCGACGGCGCCGACTTCAAGCGCCAGCCGCTCGGCGAGGTCAGCGGCACGAAACTGCGGCGGCTCACCATCAACCTGTCCAAGCAAGGCTCGTTCTTCCAGGAGCTGAAATGGTTCTCGGAGAAGCACATCGAGCACCGCATGGAGAATTGCACGGTGACGCGGGCGCAGGCGATCGCCTCGGGCGAGGCCTGCCTCGTCAGCCGCAACGATCCCATGCACGATTCCGTACCGTACCTGCGCGACGCATTGCAGGAAGAAACCGATATCCTCCACGAATACTTCATTCCGCGCAAAAACTTCGTCGCCGTCGTCGACGGCATGCGCAAGATCATGCTCGCCAACAACACCAACCTGCTCAACGCCTCGGTCCGGATCGTGCACAAGGAAGACAACTTCCTGACCTATTCGCCCGAGCCGGCATTCTCGCTGGTGCTCTACATCAATCAACCGACGGACGATGAGGGCAACCGCCGCATGAAGAAGACAACGGAAGCGCTGATCGACCTCACGATCGCCAATCAGGGCCGCTTCTTCCTGCCGTACCAGCTGTATTACTCGCGCGACCAGCTCAAAAAGTCCTATCCGCAAATCGAGGAATTCTTCGCGGCCAAGCGCAAATACGATCCGGCCGGGCTGTTCACGAATACGATGTATCAGAAATACGGGTCGTGA
- a CDS encoding TolC family outer membrane protein codes for MTRHRSGVGPVFATWTALALSCALPAAAWAEALPEALAKAYQTNPQLNAERARQRATDESVPQALAGYRPQIVASLSAGLQSVRNLLPDNTIQTANLKPWIIGVTVTQTLFNGFRTANSVRMAELQVQSGREALRNVGQGVLLDAVTAYTNVLANQSLVEAQRSNVAFLRETLAVTQRRLNAGDVTPTDSAQAEARLNRGLADLNAAEVALAVSQATYAQVIGNAPSQLRAAEVVDRYLPRSREDAMTMAIREHPAVMAAGFDVDVASTNIRVAEGTLLPSASIQGSASRSRNNDPTLGTFAEDQASIVANVTAPIYDGGQAAAQTRQAKEITAQSRLVLDQVRNRARTAAVSAWVTNEGARIAVSASESEVKAATVALQGVQREAAGGQRTTVDVLNSQADLIQAKARLIGANRDRVIASYTLLSAIGHLDVKTLSLNTPDYLPEVHYQQVRDAWHGLRTPSGQ; via the coding sequence ATGACGCGGCATCGATCGGGCGTAGGTCCTGTGTTCGCGACATGGACCGCGCTGGCGCTCTCTTGCGCCCTGCCCGCGGCTGCATGGGCGGAAGCCCTGCCCGAGGCGCTGGCCAAGGCCTACCAGACCAATCCGCAGCTCAATGCGGAACGTGCGCGGCAGCGCGCCACCGACGAGAGCGTGCCGCAGGCGCTTGCCGGCTACCGGCCGCAGATCGTGGCGAGCCTGAGCGCCGGCCTGCAATCGGTGCGCAATCTGCTGCCCGACAACACCATCCAGACCGCGAATCTGAAACCGTGGATCATCGGCGTCACCGTGACACAGACCCTGTTCAACGGCTTCCGCACCGCCAACAGCGTACGGATGGCGGAACTCCAGGTGCAGTCGGGCCGCGAGGCGCTGCGCAATGTCGGCCAAGGCGTGCTGCTTGACGCGGTCACCGCCTACACCAACGTGCTGGCCAACCAATCGCTGGTCGAGGCCCAGCGCTCCAACGTCGCGTTCCTGCGCGAGACGCTCGCCGTCACCCAGCGCCGCCTCAACGCCGGCGATGTCACGCCGACCGACAGCGCACAGGCCGAGGCACGGCTCAACCGTGGGCTCGCCGATCTCAACGCCGCAGAAGTCGCGCTGGCGGTGAGCCAGGCGACCTACGCGCAGGTGATCGGCAATGCGCCGTCGCAGCTTCGAGCCGCCGAGGTCGTCGATCGCTATCTGCCGAGGAGCCGCGAGGACGCGATGACGATGGCAATCCGCGAGCATCCAGCGGTGATGGCCGCGGGCTTCGACGTCGATGTCGCCTCCACCAACATCCGCGTCGCCGAAGGCACGCTGCTGCCGAGCGCGAGCATTCAGGGCAGCGCCAGCCGCAGCCGCAACAACGACCCGACGCTCGGCACCTTCGCCGAAGATCAGGCCTCGATCGTCGCCAACGTTACCGCGCCGATCTATGATGGCGGCCAGGCCGCTGCGCAAACACGGCAGGCCAAGGAAATCACGGCGCAGAGCCGGCTCGTGCTCGATCAGGTGCGCAACCGGGCGCGCACGGCAGCGGTCAGCGCCTGGGTGACCAATGAGGGCGCCAGGATTGCTGTCTCGGCCTCGGAGTCCGAAGTGAAGGCGGCGACCGTCGCGCTCCAGGGCGTGCAGCGCGAGGCGGCGGGCGGACAGCGTACGACGGTCGACGTGCTGAACTCGCAGGCAGACCTGATCCAGGCCAAGGCCCGCCTGATCGGCGCGAACCGCGACCGCGTGATCGCGTCCTACACGCTGCTCAGCGCCATCGGACACCTCGACGTCAAGACGCTGAGCCTGAACACGCCGGACTATTTGCCCGAGGTTCACTACCAGCAAGTCCGCGACGCCTGGCACGGCCTGCGCACGCCGTCGGGGCAGTGA
- a CDS encoding enoyl-CoA hydratase produces MSTFEHIIVESKGAVGIVKLNRPKMLNALSFGVFREIAAAVDDLEADDAIGCIVVTGSEKAFAAGADIKEMQPKGFIDMFSEDFAAIGGDRVARCRKPTIAAVAGYALGGGCELAMMCDFIIAADTAKFGQPEITLGTIPGIGGTQRLTRAIGKSKAMDLCLTGRMMDAAEAERSGLVSRIVPADKLMDEVMAAAETIAAMSRPAVAMAKEAVNRAFETTLAEGMSVERNLFHSTFALEDRSEGMAAFIEKRKPVNKNR; encoded by the coding sequence ATGAGCACGTTCGAACACATCATCGTCGAGAGCAAAGGCGCGGTCGGCATCGTCAAGCTGAACCGGCCGAAGATGCTCAATGCGCTCTCTTTCGGCGTCTTTCGCGAGATCGCGGCCGCCGTCGACGATCTCGAGGCCGATGACGCCATCGGCTGCATCGTGGTGACCGGCAGCGAGAAGGCCTTTGCCGCCGGGGCCGACATCAAGGAGATGCAGCCGAAGGGCTTCATCGACATGTTCTCCGAGGATTTTGCCGCGATCGGCGGCGACCGTGTCGCGCGCTGCCGCAAGCCGACCATCGCCGCGGTCGCGGGCTATGCGCTCGGCGGCGGCTGCGAGCTCGCGATGATGTGCGATTTCATCATCGCCGCGGACACCGCCAAATTCGGCCAGCCCGAGATCACGCTCGGCACCATCCCGGGCATCGGCGGCACCCAGCGCCTGACGCGCGCGATCGGCAAGTCCAAAGCGATGGACCTTTGCCTCACCGGCCGCATGATGGACGCGGCCGAAGCCGAGCGAAGCGGCCTGGTCAGCCGCATCGTGCCCGCTGACAAGCTGATGGACGAGGTGATGGCGGCGGCCGAGACGATCGCGGCGATGTCGCGGCCCGCGGTAGCCATGGCCAAGGAAGCGGTGAACCGCGCCTTCGAGACCACGCTTGCCGAGGGCATGAGCGTCGAGCGCAACCTATTCCACTCGACCTTCGCGCTCGAAGACCGCTCCGAAGGCATGGCGGCGTTCATCGAGAAGCGCAAGCCGGTGAACAAGAACCGGTAA
- a CDS encoding addiction module antidote protein, producing the protein MPRVAKTAAKTVSKTTRFDAADYLNTEERQAAYIAAALETGDADFVRDALGLVARARGMSGIAKKAGLNRESLYKALGETGNPEFGTVMRIVGALGLTLSAQPAASGRTSKRRRVA; encoded by the coding sequence ATGCCAAGAGTGGCGAAGACAGCGGCCAAAACGGTATCCAAGACGACGCGATTTGATGCCGCCGACTATCTCAACACCGAAGAGCGTCAAGCCGCCTATATAGCGGCCGCACTGGAGACCGGCGATGCAGATTTCGTGCGTGACGCGCTCGGTCTCGTCGCGCGTGCACGCGGCATGAGCGGGATCGCGAAGAAGGCCGGCTTGAACCGCGAAAGTCTGTACAAGGCGCTCGGAGAGACCGGAAATCCGGAGTTTGGTACGGTGATGCGTATCGTTGGAGCGCTCGGCCTGACACTTTCAGCGCAGCCTGCGGCGAGCGGGCGGACGTCAAAGCGGCGTCGAGTTGCGTGA
- a CDS encoding alpha/beta hydrolase, with protein MTSKILRGAAKLCLVVLLLVVAAIAAFRVAAAVRETASRDALAPSTGHWIATRSGDVFVQEKGPATGTPVVLFHGTATWSELWRATTDALAGAGYHVIALDLPPFGFSDRPGSYRRQDQAERVNDVLVRLNASPAVIVGHSFGAGAATELVLRFPDRARALVLVDAALGLTATPSDAPALLHPKWLREVLVSLTVTNPLATKMLLTSLIAKKERALPEYVEILQRPLSRQNSTSDIADWLYYFAGSDRAAQSADRSAYARLKRPVAILWGELDTVTPLEQARDLNVLLPQAHLTLLPGLGHIPQIEDPKTFNDALLKTLATF; from the coding sequence TTGACATCCAAAATTCTTCGCGGCGCAGCCAAGTTGTGCCTTGTGGTTTTGTTGCTGGTCGTCGCCGCAATTGCGGCATTTCGGGTTGCTGCGGCCGTTCGCGAGACGGCAAGCCGCGACGCTCTCGCACCGTCGACGGGGCACTGGATTGCAACGCGCTCCGGCGACGTGTTCGTGCAGGAGAAGGGACCCGCGACAGGCACTCCCGTCGTGCTGTTCCACGGCACCGCGACCTGGAGCGAGTTGTGGAGGGCGACCACCGATGCGCTCGCAGGCGCCGGCTATCACGTCATCGCACTCGATCTGCCGCCGTTCGGCTTCTCGGATCGGCCGGGCAGCTACAGGCGACAGGACCAGGCCGAACGCGTCAACGACGTGCTGGTCCGGCTCAACGCGTCGCCGGCCGTCATCGTCGGCCATTCCTTCGGCGCAGGAGCTGCAACCGAGCTTGTGCTGCGCTTCCCGGACCGAGCCCGCGCCCTCGTGCTGGTCGATGCCGCGCTGGGGTTGACGGCCACGCCGTCGGATGCGCCGGCGCTGCTGCATCCGAAATGGCTGCGCGAAGTGCTGGTGTCGCTCACCGTCACCAATCCGCTGGCGACGAAGATGCTGCTGACGTCGCTGATCGCGAAGAAAGAGCGCGCACTGCCCGAATATGTCGAGATCCTCCAGCGCCCCCTCTCCCGGCAGAACAGCACGTCCGACATCGCCGACTGGCTGTATTATTTCGCGGGCTCGGATCGCGCCGCCCAAAGCGCGGACCGCAGCGCCTATGCACGCCTGAAACGACCCGTCGCCATCCTCTGGGGCGAGCTGGATACGGTGACGCCGCTCGAACAGGCGCGCGATTTGAACGTCTTGCTGCCACAGGCGCACTTAACCCTGCTACCCGGGCTCGGCCACATTCCGCAGATCGAGGATCCCAAAACCTTCAACGACGCCCTGCTCAAGACGCTTGCAACATTCTAA
- a CDS encoding acetyl-CoA hydrolase/transferase C-terminal domain-containing protein, translated as MAKFLSDPDVLAEVIIRDVGTDLVVGLPLGLGKANHVVNALYARACADPDIKLTLLSALTLEKPRPKGQIEHRFIAPVIDRLFGGYPDLAYADALREGRLPPNINVVEFFFLAGRWLHVPAAQQNYVSANYTHAASNLLARGLNVVTQLVAKRIVDGVPRYSLSCNTDTTLDVLRERRAGRASFKLIGQVNSELPFMPGAGDLPADEFSAVLESPATDFPLFAPPSEPISDAKYAIGLNAASLVRDGGTLQIGIGQVGDALAQGLILRHRDSGAFHDLVTRLSPARPAVAQESDAFDTGLYGVSEMLTEAFVGLIDAGILKRAVDGVVLHGAFFLGPKAFYRALREMPPDQIARIQMMPVSFTNELYGEEEQKRRARIDARFINNTMMATLLGAAVSDGLDDGQVVSGVGGQYNFVAQAFALEGARSVLALEATRQAGRALKSNILWRYGHETIPRHLRDVFVTEYGVADLRGKSDANVIAAMLAIADSRFQDELARVAKDAGKLPRGYEIPAAHRENHPERIANAIKPARDAGLLPPFPFGSDFTDVEQRLIPALQILQGAQRSLRTLASLLWQGLIRTPDEADEACLARLGLDRPKTYSPKTWPERGYRALVSAALAQSHAA; from the coding sequence ATGGCGAAATTCCTCTCCGACCCCGATGTGCTCGCGGAGGTGATCATTCGCGATGTCGGGACCGATTTGGTGGTTGGTCTGCCACTCGGCCTCGGCAAGGCCAATCACGTGGTCAACGCCCTCTATGCGCGGGCCTGTGCCGATCCTGACATCAAGCTGACACTGCTGTCGGCCCTGACGTTGGAAAAGCCGAGACCGAAGGGGCAGATCGAGCATCGGTTCATCGCGCCTGTGATCGACCGGCTGTTCGGCGGCTATCCCGATCTTGCCTATGCCGACGCGCTGCGCGAGGGCCGGCTGCCGCCCAACATCAATGTCGTCGAATTCTTCTTCCTTGCGGGCCGCTGGCTGCACGTGCCGGCCGCGCAGCAGAACTACGTCTCTGCCAACTACACGCACGCCGCGAGCAATCTGCTGGCGCGCGGGCTCAACGTGGTGACGCAACTGGTGGCCAAGCGCATCGTCGACGGTGTGCCGCGCTACAGCCTGTCCTGCAATACCGACACGACGCTGGATGTGCTGCGTGAGCGCCGCGCCGGACGTGCGTCATTCAAGCTGATCGGGCAGGTGAATTCCGAACTGCCGTTCATGCCGGGCGCGGGCGACCTTCCCGCTGATGAGTTCAGCGCCGTGCTGGAGAGTCCTGCGACCGACTTCCCCCTCTTTGCGCCGCCGTCGGAGCCGATCTCCGACGCTAAATACGCGATCGGGCTGAATGCGGCATCGCTGGTACGCGATGGTGGCACCCTTCAAATCGGTATCGGGCAGGTCGGCGATGCGCTGGCGCAGGGCCTGATCCTGCGCCATCGCGACAGCGGAGCTTTTCATGATCTCGTAACTCGGCTGTCACCTGCGCGACCGGCTGTTGCGCAGGAATCCGACGCCTTCGATACGGGCCTCTATGGCGTCAGCGAAATGCTGACCGAAGCCTTCGTCGGTCTGATCGATGCCGGGATTCTCAAGCGCGCCGTCGACGGCGTGGTGCTGCACGGCGCCTTCTTCCTCGGTCCAAAAGCTTTCTATCGCGCGCTGCGCGAGATGCCGCCGGACCAAATCGCGCGCATCCAGATGATGCCGGTGTCGTTCACCAATGAGCTTTATGGCGAGGAGGAGCAGAAGCGCCGCGCCCGCATCGATGCGCGCTTCATCAACAACACGATGATGGCGACGCTTCTAGGCGCGGCCGTCTCCGACGGCCTCGACGACGGGCAGGTGGTGAGCGGCGTCGGCGGACAGTACAATTTTGTGGCACAGGCTTTTGCGTTGGAGGGCGCGCGGTCGGTCCTGGCGCTCGAGGCGACGCGGCAAGCCGGCCGTGCGCTCAAATCCAACATTCTCTGGCGCTACGGGCACGAGACCATCCCGCGGCATCTGCGCGATGTCTTTGTCACCGAGTACGGCGTCGCCGATCTCAGGGGAAAGTCGGATGCCAACGTGATCGCGGCGATGCTCGCGATCGCCGACTCGCGCTTCCAGGACGAGCTGGCGCGGGTTGCCAAGGATGCCGGCAAATTGCCGCGCGGCTATGAGATACCGGCGGCCCATCGCGAAAACCATCCCGAGCGGATTGCGAATGCGATCAAGCCCGCGCGCGATGCGGGACTGCTGCCGCCGTTTCCGTTCGGCTCCGACTTCACCGATGTGGAACAGCGCCTCATTCCTGCGTTGCAGATCCTGCAAGGCGCGCAGCGCTCGCTGCGGACGCTTGCGAGCCTGCTGTGGCAGGGGCTGATACGAACCCCCGACGAGGCCGACGAGGCATGTCTCGCACGCCTCGGCCTCGATCGCCCCAAGACCTATAGCCCGAAGACTTGGCCGGAGCGCGGCTATCGTGCGCTCGTCAGCGCGGCCCTCGCGCAGAGCCACGCGGCGTAG
- a CDS encoding type II toxin-antitoxin system RelE/ParE family toxin codes for MIEVRQTEHFSEWLNRLKDANAAARITVRIRRMAMGNAGDSKSVGRNVREMRVDYGPGYRIYYVRRGARIVILLCGGDKRTQQQDIEQAQKLAETV; via the coding sequence ATGATCGAGGTGAGGCAAACCGAGCATTTTTCGGAGTGGCTGAACCGCCTGAAGGACGCCAACGCAGCCGCACGCATCACGGTCCGCATTCGCCGCATGGCGATGGGCAATGCCGGCGACAGCAAGAGCGTCGGCCGCAATGTCCGAGAAATGCGCGTCGATTATGGGCCGGGCTACCGGATCTACTATGTGCGGCGTGGAGCCCGGATCGTGATCCTGTTGTGTGGCGGCGACAAGCGCACACAACAGCAAGACATCGAGCAAGCCCAGAAGCTGGCGGAGACAGTGTGA
- a CDS encoding sigma-70 family RNA polymerase sigma factor, producing the protein MRGREDEWTGLMRSAMSGDDAAYHRLLKAVTPVLRAAARRGLARAGQPPDQAEDIVQEILLAVHLKRHTWDSEAPFAPWLFAIARNKLIDALRRRGRRIFVNIDDFAETLPGEAPQETASAGEVAGHLNTLPQRQRDVLQSIAVDSASIKDTATKFSMSEGAVRVALHRGLSALTAKLRDH; encoded by the coding sequence GTGCGCGGACGTGAGGACGAGTGGACCGGCCTGATGCGGTCGGCCATGTCAGGGGATGATGCGGCGTATCATCGCCTGTTGAAGGCTGTCACACCTGTGCTGCGCGCTGCCGCGAGGCGCGGCCTGGCGCGGGCCGGCCAGCCTCCCGATCAGGCCGAGGATATCGTGCAGGAGATTCTGTTGGCGGTGCATCTGAAGCGGCACACCTGGGACAGCGAAGCGCCCTTCGCGCCCTGGCTGTTTGCGATCGCCCGCAACAAGCTGATCGATGCGCTGCGGCGGCGGGGCAGGCGAATCTTCGTCAACATCGACGATTTCGCCGAGACCCTGCCGGGCGAGGCGCCGCAGGAGACGGCCTCGGCGGGCGAGGTGGCAGGACACCTCAACACGCTGCCTCAGCGCCAGCGCGACGTGTTGCAGTCGATCGCGGTCGATAGCGCCTCGATCAAGGACACGGCGACAAAATTTTCGATGAGTGAAGGCGCGGTGCGGGTCGCGCTGCATCGCGGACTTTCGGCTCTCACCGCCAAACTGCGGGATCACTAG
- a CDS encoding amidohydrolase family protein, with protein MLNRRSVLLASLAAGVAMTDKAHAKPAQPATPVNFDVPAHACDCHTHIHGDPEKFPFFAGRVYTPEPASPEEMAALHKALHIERVVIVTPSVYGTDNSSTLFGMKARATAARGVAVIDDKTTESALDTMHQEGFRGIRLNLATGGVNDPNVGRPRFTAAVERMKARGWHVQLYTALAMITAIRDLVETAPVPVVFDHFGGLEASRGLEQPGFSDLVALVKSGKAHVKISGAYRSSKLAPDYQDMVPFAQALIAANPDRIVWGTDWPHPDSSQVPGRKATDVAPLYQIDDGRLLNQLPVWAPDAAIRTKILVDNPARLYGF; from the coding sequence ATGCTCAATCGACGCAGCGTCCTGCTTGCCTCCCTCGCCGCCGGAGTAGCCATGACCGACAAAGCCCACGCCAAACCGGCGCAACCCGCGACGCCGGTCAATTTCGACGTGCCGGCCCATGCCTGCGACTGCCACACCCATATCCACGGCGATCCCGAAAAGTTTCCGTTCTTCGCCGGGCGCGTCTATACGCCGGAGCCGGCTTCACCGGAGGAGATGGCCGCGCTGCACAAGGCGCTGCATATCGAGCGCGTGGTGATCGTGACCCCGAGTGTCTACGGCACCGACAATTCATCGACCCTGTTCGGCATGAAGGCCCGCGCCACGGCCGCACGCGGCGTGGCCGTGATCGACGACAAGACCACGGAGAGCGCGCTCGATACGATGCATCAGGAGGGTTTCCGCGGCATCCGCCTCAATCTCGCGACCGGCGGCGTCAACGACCCCAATGTCGGCCGGCCCCGCTTCACCGCCGCAGTCGAGCGCATGAAGGCGCGCGGCTGGCACGTGCAGCTTTATACCGCGCTAGCGATGATCACGGCGATCAGGGACCTCGTCGAGACGGCGCCGGTGCCCGTCGTGTTCGACCATTTCGGCGGTCTCGAAGCCTCGCGTGGCCTGGAGCAGCCGGGCTTTTCCGATCTCGTCGCGCTGGTGAAATCAGGCAAGGCTCATGTCAAGATTTCCGGCGCCTACCGTTCATCAAAACTCGCGCCCGATTATCAGGACATGGTGCCGTTCGCGCAGGCGCTGATCGCCGCCAATCCTGACCGCATCGTCTGGGGCACCGATTGGCCGCATCCGGATTCGAGCCAGGTGCCGGGCCGGAAAGCAACCGACGTCGCGCCGCTCTACCAGATCGACGACGGGCGCCTGCTCAACCAGCTCCCGGTTTGGGCGCCGGATGCGGCGATCCGCACCAAGATCCTGGTCGACAATCCGGCGCGTCTCTACGGATTCTAA
- a CDS encoding DUF1109 domain-containing protein, with amino-acid sequence MDTDQLIRTLAADGAHRAPRVGAVLTMALLVAAPLSILIFATFLGVRHDVMTAMHNPFFDMKFAVTLSLAIPAIIVSLHLSRPEALLRGWGWLLLLPMGLLAVAIGGEMMMAPAMPMTMRMVGKNSRVCLFAIPAMSLPLLAGALFGLRHGAPSRPALAGALAGLVSAGLAATLYASHCTDDSPLFVATWYTLATALVTAIGALVGSKVLRY; translated from the coding sequence ATGGATACCGATCAACTCATTCGCACGCTCGCGGCAGACGGTGCTCACCGCGCCCCGCGGGTCGGCGCCGTGCTGACCATGGCGCTGCTGGTCGCCGCACCCTTGTCGATCCTGATCTTCGCGACGTTCCTGGGCGTGCGTCACGACGTGATGACAGCGATGCACAACCCGTTCTTCGACATGAAGTTCGCGGTCACGCTGTCGCTTGCGATCCCCGCGATCATCGTCAGCCTGCATCTGTCGCGGCCCGAAGCCCTTTTGCGCGGCTGGGGTTGGTTGCTGCTGCTCCCCATGGGGCTGCTCGCGGTTGCGATCGGTGGCGAGATGATGATGGCGCCGGCGATGCCGATGACGATGCGGATGGTCGGCAAGAACTCCAGGGTGTGCCTGTTTGCGATCCCGGCGATGTCGCTGCCGCTGCTTGCGGGCGCGCTGTTTGGTCTGCGCCACGGCGCGCCGTCGCGCCCCGCGCTCGCAGGCGCGCTTGCAGGTCTGGTGTCGGCCGGGCTCGCCGCGACGCTCTACGCCTCGCACTGCACCGACGACTCGCCGCTGTTCGTCGCGACCTGGTACACGCTCGCGACCGCGCTGGTGACCGCGATCGGCGCGCTGGTGGGGTCGAAAGTGCTGCGCTACTGA
- a CDS encoding LysE family transporter has translation MPLSHYLAALFSGIGIGFTVAAPIGPMGMLCIQRTLASGMATGLATGFGAATVHLAYSTFAVLGLGSLAQPWVEANAVGFGIVSALTLLWFAIRTHRSSPVFQETSEIDRVRLARAYLSAIALGFTNPITVILFLAALQAFSTQSAAPPLVAGVFVGSAMWWTVLSTVVATARSRLTPRMLSLSSRFASLMLLGLGTMMLVRIAQRML, from the coding sequence ATGCCTCTATCGCATTATCTTGCCGCGCTTTTCTCCGGCATTGGAATTGGTTTCACCGTCGCGGCTCCGATCGGGCCCATGGGAATGCTGTGCATTCAGCGCACATTGGCATCAGGCATGGCCACGGGCCTGGCAACCGGCTTCGGTGCGGCGACGGTGCATCTTGCCTACAGCACCTTTGCGGTGCTGGGCCTCGGGTCACTTGCACAGCCTTGGGTCGAGGCCAATGCAGTGGGCTTCGGCATCGTCTCGGCCCTCACGCTGCTGTGGTTCGCAATCCGGACGCATCGTAGTTCCCCGGTGTTTCAGGAAACGAGCGAGATCGACCGGGTGCGCCTGGCGCGCGCCTATCTCAGCGCGATCGCACTTGGGTTCACCAATCCGATCACGGTCATCCTGTTTCTGGCCGCGTTGCAAGCGTTCTCCACCCAATCCGCCGCGCCGCCGCTGGTCGCGGGCGTGTTCGTCGGCTCGGCGATGTGGTGGACGGTGCTCAGCACGGTGGTGGCGACGGCGCGGTCACGGCTGACACCACGTATGCTGTCGTTGAGCAGCCGGTTCGCGAGCCTGATGCTGCTTGGACTCGGCACCATGATGCTGGTGCGGATCGCGCAGCGGATGTTGTGA